The following are from one region of the Littorina saxatilis isolate snail1 linkage group LG4, US_GU_Lsax_2.0, whole genome shotgun sequence genome:
- the LOC138964565 gene encoding probable glutathione S-transferase 6: MSELKVVYFDLRARGEPIRLVLEAAGKKYEDVRLSFDEWPAEKPNTPYGQLPYIVYNGKKYGQSLALANFVAREFGLYGKTNLDALRIDEVSGLTADLVDSVFKAKFENDETKKAELSQKLWDEAVPKYFGFFNTLLQDNGNTGFFVGSTVSLADLLVFNLLDSLIAEKAEIANTFSPELNKLRSNVQKHPFLNAYLAKRKNVPF; this comes from the exons ATGTCCGAACTCAAAGTGGTGTATTTCGACCTTCGGGCGAGGGGTGAGCCCATCCGATTGGTGCTGGAAGCTGCGGGCAAAAAATACGAAGATGTTCGTTTGTCTTTCGACGAATGGCCGGCTGAAAAACCAA aTACTCCGTACGGACAGCTCCCCTACATCGTGTACAATGGCAAGAAATACGGACAGAGCCTCGCCCTTGCCAACTTCGTGGCGAGAGAGTTTG GTCTGTACGGCAAGACGAACCTAGACGCTCTCCGCATCGACGAGGTGTCAGGACTGACCGCAGACCTGGTGGACTCTGTCTTCAAAGCCAAGTTTGAGAATGATGAGACTAAGAAG gctgaACTGTCGCAGAAGTTGTGGGATGAGGCGGTACCTAAGTATTTTGGATTCTTCAACACACTcctg cAAGACAACGGCAACACTGGCTTCTTTGTCGGCAGCACG GTGTCCCTAGCAGACTTGTTGGTGTTTAACCTTCTGGATTCACTGATCGCAGAGAAAGCAGAAATCGCCAACACGTTTTCGCCGGAACTGAACAAACTGCGCAGTAACGTGCAGAAACATCCTTTCCTCAACGCTTACTTAGCCAAAAGGAAAAATGTTCCCTTCTAG
- the LOC138964564 gene encoding uncharacterized protein, whose translation MLQIKSQYIICEDRALQGTRSCVVTINGDMLKRVHTETVGCGVHAETVGCGLVLGIAVIILQVIINASPRWYTYTCTDALNSSTTHHPDIRFSTYYGIWEICSDDECWTYDSYPQRHNDTRMLQHGWLSGTRFFAVVSTVDISLLVVFAFVACFNSSCPAVTKICIGLALAFSLFQFILIACGNPSKVEQEMTGCHIHVDYCFICAFIAMLLSFVIAMCVMFSSNPRRGYTRKVPDESVNSE comes from the exons ATGTTACAAATCAAAAGCCAATACATTATTTGTGAAGACCGGGCGTTACAAGGGACACGATCGTGTGTTGTCACTATTAACG GTGACATGTTGAAGCGGGTACACACAGAGACCGTGGGATGTGGGGTACACGCAGAGACCGTGGGATGTGGCCTTGTCCTGGGGATCGCAGTGATAATTCTGCAGGTCATCATTAATGCTTCCCCACGCTGGTACACCTACACCTGTACTGATGCGCTCAACAGTTCTACAACTCATCATCCTGACATCC GGTTCTCCACTTACTACGGAATCTGGGAAATCTGCAGTGATGATGAGTGTTGGACGTACGACAGCTACCCACAACGCCACAATGACACGCGCATGCTTCAACACG GCTGGTTGTCAGGGACACGGTTCTTCGCCGTGGTCAGTACGGTGGACATCAGCCTGCTCGTGGTGTTCGCCTTCGTGGCTTGCTTCAACTCCTCCTGCCCAGCGGTCACCAAGATCTGCATTGGCCTCGCCCTGGCTTTCT CTCTGTTTCAGTTTATCCTCATCGCGTGTGGCAACCCATCAAAGGTCGAACAAGAAATGACAGGATGTCACATACACGTGGACTACTGCTTTATATGTGCCTTTATTGCCATGTTACTCTCATTCGTGATAGCCATGTGTGTTATGTTTAGTTCTAATCCACGCCGGGGTTACACGAGAAAAGTACCCGACGAAAGTGTAAATTCGGAGTAA